A single region of the Drosophila miranda strain MSH22 chromosome 2, D.miranda_PacBio2.1, whole genome shotgun sequence genome encodes:
- the LOC108154316 gene encoding ctenidin-3, whose product MRQATAFVVLALCALALTEAAVYIGGGCYDCNPPGGQGPGIYTGGGRGGGGSPNNYYNQGGGRGGGGGSGRPVYSGNFGPNGYSGGGGRGGGGGYSSGGGGGGYDDGGLTQIIRYD is encoded by the exons ATGCGACAAGCGACGGCATTTGTGGTTCTCGCACTCTGTGCTTTAGCTCTGACCGAGGCGGCGGTGTACATTGGCGGCGGTTGCTATGACT GTAACCCGCCCGGCGGCCAGGGGCCCGGCATCTATACAGGCGGCGGTCGAGGAGGTGGCGGTTCACCCAACAACTACTATAATCAAGGAGGTGGCCGTGGAGGTGGAGGCGGCAGTGGTCGTCCAGTTTACTCCGGAAACTTTGGTCCAAATGGATatagcggcggcggcggtcgAGGAGGTGGTGGGGGTTATAGCAGTGGAGGAGGCGGCGGCGGTTATGACGATGGTGGTCTGACGCAGATTATACGATATGATTAA
- the LOC108154457 gene encoding uncharacterized protein LOC108154457 isoform X1: protein MKYLTCALLLLALIPALISAAPNTVVVNGVCLTCPNPQGDRVYLDGQEYRSFSSSSNDDGNVVITRGGRGGGTVYRKGGNTIVNGRCEHCNVDV from the exons ATGAAGTACTTAACGTGTGCTCTGCTCTTGCTGGCCCTGATTCCGGCTCTGATCAGCG CAGCTCCCAACACTGTGGTGGTTAATGGTGTTTGCCTGACGT gtcccaATCCCCAGGGAGATCGAGTCTATTTGGATGGCCAGGAGTACCGCAGCTTCTCCTCCTCATCCAACGATGATGGCAATGTGGTCATCACACGGGGAGGACGAGGAGGCGGCACTGTCTATCGGAAAGGCGGCAATACCATCGTCAATGGTCGTTGCGAACACTGCAATGTGGATGTTTAA
- the LOC108154457 gene encoding uncharacterized protein LOC108154457 isoform X2 codes for MKYLTCALLLLALIPALISAPNTVVVNGVCLTCPNPQGDRVYLDGQEYRSFSSSSNDDGNVVITRGGRGGGTVYRKGGNTIVNGRCEHCNVDV; via the exons ATGAAGTACTTAACGTGTGCTCTGCTCTTGCTGGCCCTGATTCCGGCTCTGATCAGCG CTCCCAACACTGTGGTGGTTAATGGTGTTTGCCTGACGT gtcccaATCCCCAGGGAGATCGAGTCTATTTGGATGGCCAGGAGTACCGCAGCTTCTCCTCCTCATCCAACGATGATGGCAATGTGGTCATCACACGGGGAGGACGAGGAGGCGGCACTGTCTATCGGAAAGGCGGCAATACCATCGTCAATGGTCGTTGCGAACACTGCAATGTGGATGTTTAA
- the LOC108154532 gene encoding uncharacterized protein LOC108154532 encodes MCVNNSCMFIVFGFVIILIGIAVPGLGQNETKQQTAVPSEDCGSTQRMVDECFKDLPPHLMEFLQNTKIVINKRDITTKCNIFNRGMRCFDAYSKRCLNDRKLETFKNNVEGARRFFYKFCGDVDFQRDYLRHKDCFAYIQLDWVSCTSEFESILSEEVHDGTRNASEKFMEFCCARYAYENCIYNSARYKCYKNSAEFARETAKMLSDEKHFRNCAILENICGQASRLARQWLGTQLTLLLILFVVRLLP; translated from the exons ATGTGCGTAAACAACTCTTGTATGTTCATAGTTTTCGGTTTTGTTATCATACTGATTGGAATTGCTGTTCCTGGCCTTGGCCAAAATGAGACCAAACAGCAGACGGCCGTTCCGAGCGAGGACTGCGGTAGCACGCAGAGAATGGTGGATGAGTGCTTCAAGGATTTGCCGCCTCATCTCATGGAGTTCCTGCAGAACACCAAAATCGTCATAAACAAAAGGGACATCACGACAAAGTGCAA CATTTTCAACCGCGGCATGCGCTGCTTTGATGCCTACTCGAAGCGCTGCCTGAACGACCGGAAGCTGGAAACCTTTAAGAACAATGTGGAAGGGGCCCGACGATTTTTCTATAAATTTTGCGGTGATGTGGATTTTCAGAGAG ATTACCTGAGGCACAAGGACTGCTTCGCCTACATCCAATTGGACTGGGTCAGCTGCACATCCGAATTCGAGAGCATCCTCAGTGAGGAGGTACACGATGGGACGCGAAATGCCAGTGAAAAATTCATGGAATTCTGTTG TGCCCGGTACGCCTACGAGAACTGCATCTACAATAGCGCGAGGTACAAGTGCTACAAGAACTCGGCGGAGTTTGCACGGGAGACGGCCAAAATGTTGTCCGACGAGAAGCACTTCAGGAACTGCGCCATACTCGAGAATATCTGCGGACAAGCCTCCCGGCTGGCCCGCCAATGGCTCGGCACTCAGCTGACCCTTCTCCTCATTCTCTTTGTGGTGCGACTCCTGCCGTAA
- the LOC108157269 gene encoding 39S ribosomal protein L11, mitochondrial: MSKAAGKLKSLKKTVERVTHTSKLKTNIPAGMAAAGPPLGPMLGQRAINIAAFCKDFNTKTAEMIEGVPLPCRISVNSDRSYDLAIHHPPATFFLKQAAGIQRGTMTPGKEVAGMITLKHLYEIAAIKIQDPPNALLSMQQMCEMLISIARTCGIKVVRDLDPAAYGEFLEERKTIVEQQRRELQEKREAKMLRTG; the protein is encoded by the exons ATGTCCAAAGCAGCCGGTAAACTAAAGTCCCTGAAGAAGACAGTCGAGCGGGTGACGCATACGAGTAAACTGAAGACCAACATACCCGCTGGCATGGCGGCGGCAGGTCCGCCACTCGGACCCATGCTGGGTCAG CGTGCCATCAACATTGCCGCATTCTGCAAGGACTTCAACACGAAGACAGCGGAAATGATTGAGGGCGTGCCTCTGCCCTGCCGCATATCTGTAAACAGCGATCGCAGCTACGACCTGGCCATACATCATCCGCCGGCGACTTTCTTTTTGAAGCAGGCGGCGGGGATTCAACGAGGAACTATGACGCCTGGCAAGGAAGTGGCCGGTATGATAACCCTTAAGCATTTGTACGAAATTGCAGCCATAAAGATCCAAGATCCGCCCAACGCCCTACTGTCCATGCAG CAAATGTGTGAGATGCTCATCAGCATTGCACGGACTTGTGGCATTAAGGTGGTCCGCGACTTGGATCCAGCGGCCTACGGCGAATTCCTGGAGGAGCGCAAGACCATTGTGGAGCAGCAGCGACGTGAGCTCCAAGAGAAGCGAGAGGCAAAGATGCTGCGCACGGGCTAG